One genomic segment of Aquipluma nitroreducens includes these proteins:
- a CDS encoding murein hydrolase activator EnvC family protein produces the protein MRSFLLLIVFLMLAILVNGQSLDELRKKKQKTNEQIKYTTKLLEEAKKNQTKTLNKFKILNKQIELRTNLITGINSEVGVLADFIDQNAWLVASLNADLEELKSEYARMIVYAQRNQTNYDKLLFVLSSNSFNQAYKRIMYLRQYTEYRKRQAELIQWIRDLIQVKVSRLQLQRAEKETLLQSKKREADQLTKEKTQQGQYLTTLQKKQKEFEKKLREQQQIEAQLSNEIQKIVEEEVRKARERARELARAKEATNKTGKPSAKSPASTGYEMTPEEKLASGQFEQNKRRLPWPVERGVITDHFGIHEHPVLKNIQVKNNGIDISTAQGVRARAVFAGEVSRVFMVTGGNMAVIIRHGKYLTVYSNLVNVQVKSGDKVAIKQTIGTIGTDGDDEKTVLKFQIWKENVKMDPEDWIAR, from the coding sequence ATGAGGAGCTTTTTACTTCTTATTGTGTTTTTGATGCTGGCAATATTGGTTAATGGCCAGTCACTTGACGAACTGCGCAAGAAAAAACAAAAAACAAACGAGCAGATCAAATACACCACAAAATTACTTGAAGAAGCTAAAAAGAATCAAACAAAGACCCTCAATAAATTTAAAATACTAAACAAGCAAATCGAACTCCGTACCAACCTGATTACCGGTATTAACTCAGAAGTTGGTGTTTTGGCCGATTTTATCGATCAAAATGCTTGGTTGGTTGCCTCACTCAATGCCGATTTGGAAGAGCTAAAAAGTGAATATGCCCGAATGATCGTTTATGCTCAAAGGAATCAAACCAATTACGATAAGTTACTTTTTGTACTTTCCTCAAATAGCTTTAATCAGGCCTACAAGCGCATAATGTATCTTCGGCAATATACCGAATACCGGAAACGTCAAGCCGAGTTGATTCAATGGATTCGCGATCTGATACAAGTAAAAGTGAGCCGGTTACAACTGCAACGAGCCGAGAAGGAAACCCTTCTTCAATCGAAAAAGCGGGAGGCCGACCAATTGACGAAAGAAAAAACGCAACAGGGACAGTATCTGACCACACTTCAGAAAAAACAAAAGGAATTTGAGAAAAAGCTGAGAGAACAACAGCAGATTGAAGCTCAGTTAAGCAACGAGATTCAAAAGATTGTTGAAGAAGAGGTTCGAAAAGCCAGAGAAAGGGCGCGTGAATTGGCCCGGGCTAAAGAAGCCACGAATAAGACAGGGAAACCCTCAGCAAAATCACCTGCATCGACAGGTTATGAGATGACTCCGGAGGAAAAATTAGCATCAGGTCAGTTTGAACAGAATAAACGTCGGTTGCCGTGGCCGGTTGAGCGTGGGGTAATTACCGATCACTTTGGTATTCATGAGCATCCGGTACTGAAAAATATTCAGGTCAAGAACAATGGAATAGATATTTCGACGGCTCAGGGAGTTAGAGCACGTGCCGTATTTGCTGGTGAGGTGAGCCGCGTGTTTATGGTTACAGGAGGTAATATGGCTGTTATTATACGTCATGGAAAATACCTGACTGTCTATTCCAATCTGGTGAATGTTCAGGTTAAATCGGGCGATAAGGTGGCCATAAAGCAAACCATTGGAACCATTGGAACTGATGGTGACGATGAGAAGACAGTTCTTAAATTCCAAATCTGGAAGGAAAACGTAAAAATGGATCCGGAAGACTGGATTGCGAGATAA
- a CDS encoding tetratricopeptide repeat-containing sensor histidine kinase, which translates to MQKLFFAFIFLFCGLISKDSLSQVTTKVDTLIIQHILGNLQQLLNSNLDSTLIVSKETEQKAAQVNYRNGIWEAQMYRGKALFRLGFPDSSKLLLNNILKETQEQKCRLEEIKAHLALADVSQEDYNFTSAVENLLQAEKLLKDSDPFDLKFEVLNQQATTHRKMKDYTSSLKYFNILENRYFSQMNTVQRYTLFQNTGNVYADMKEYDKTEILFKKAYKLVSDTNSPDNKAQITYNLGALFFRQKRYKEAEDYITKSLETNLKIGNQIKIERCYRVLGSICFERRDYPKAKEYGNLALEIARKIKNSQAIMGNYNNLYLAHWNSGYYNKNITDLDKALSYYQKYNVLKDSLYKIETTAKVLELEKKYETEKKNTQIALLQKENQHQEDQILVQKTQRNQLIIGILLVIGILGIFVYFFYYYKKVNKLLRLQRKRILKQKSQISEQHNKLQKSLNTQNKLFSIIAHDLRSPLASISNISSLIGFYIEDKNYAALESTQRMMDQKTDQILDLTDNLLNWARSQTERLQPLFIPLNINDIFKDCLQLYQPIASDKGITIDCLKQEDLQIWADQNMIKTICRNLINNAIKFTQKDGHIKVWCESRDTSVLISIKDSGIGIEKDRIESLFEIGHKKTTWGTAGEKSTGLGLSVCKEFVEAMNGKIWVESETGIGSQFTLELKLYNPEIHSSMQTKRTIMSAPILN; encoded by the coding sequence ATGCAAAAGCTCTTTTTTGCATTTATATTCCTTTTTTGCGGACTTATCAGTAAGGACAGTCTTTCGCAAGTAACTACTAAGGTTGATACACTTATTATCCAACACATCCTTGGTAATTTGCAACAGTTGTTAAACAGCAATCTGGACAGCACGCTTATTGTAAGCAAAGAAACAGAGCAAAAGGCTGCTCAAGTTAATTACAGAAATGGTATTTGGGAAGCACAAATGTATCGTGGAAAGGCTTTATTTAGGCTGGGGTTCCCCGACTCTTCCAAGTTACTATTAAACAATATTTTAAAAGAAACGCAAGAACAAAAGTGTCGCCTGGAAGAAATAAAAGCGCATTTAGCTCTTGCTGATGTATCGCAGGAGGATTACAATTTTACTTCAGCAGTTGAGAATTTACTTCAGGCAGAAAAATTACTAAAAGATAGTGATCCCTTTGATTTAAAATTTGAAGTTCTAAATCAGCAGGCAACTACTCACCGTAAAATGAAAGATTACACCAGTTCGTTAAAATACTTCAACATTCTAGAGAACAGATATTTTAGCCAAATGAACACCGTACAACGGTATACGCTTTTTCAAAACACAGGAAATGTTTATGCCGATATGAAAGAATACGATAAAACCGAAATATTATTTAAGAAAGCTTACAAATTAGTAAGCGATACTAATTCTCCGGACAACAAGGCTCAAATTACATATAATTTAGGAGCTCTTTTTTTTAGGCAAAAACGATATAAAGAAGCTGAGGATTATATTACAAAATCGTTGGAGACTAACTTAAAAATTGGTAACCAGATAAAAATAGAGCGCTGTTACAGGGTTTTGGGCTCCATCTGTTTTGAGCGGAGAGATTACCCCAAGGCTAAAGAATACGGAAACTTAGCCTTGGAAATTGCCCGAAAAATAAAGAATTCGCAAGCTATTATGGGCAATTATAACAACCTTTATTTAGCCCATTGGAATTCGGGTTATTACAACAAAAATATCACTGATCTGGATAAAGCATTGAGCTATTATCAGAAATACAACGTATTAAAGGACAGTCTCTATAAGATTGAAACAACAGCAAAAGTTCTGGAGCTTGAAAAAAAATACGAAACCGAAAAAAAGAACACCCAGATTGCTTTACTGCAGAAGGAAAACCAACATCAGGAAGATCAGATTCTGGTTCAAAAGACACAGCGCAATCAATTGATAATAGGTATTTTGCTGGTCATTGGTATTCTTGGCATATTCGTTTATTTCTTTTACTACTATAAAAAAGTAAACAAACTGTTACGCCTTCAACGCAAAAGAATTCTAAAGCAAAAAAGTCAAATCTCGGAACAGCATAACAAACTTCAAAAATCATTGAACACCCAGAATAAGTTATTCAGTATTATTGCTCACGATCTTCGAAGTCCACTGGCTTCCATTTCAAATATTTCAAGTTTGATTGGTTTCTATATTGAAGACAAAAATTATGCTGCCCTTGAATCAACCCAAAGAATGATGGATCAGAAGACCGATCAGATACTTGATTTGACCGACAACCTGCTAAATTGGGCCAGAAGCCAGACCGAAAGGTTGCAACCCTTGTTTATACCATTGAATATCAATGACATCTTTAAGGATTGTCTCCAACTTTATCAACCGATTGCATCTGATAAAGGCATCACAATTGATTGTTTAAAGCAAGAAGACCTTCAGATTTGGGCCGACCAGAATATGATAAAGACAATATGCCGGAATTTGATTAACAATGCCATTAAGTTTACACAAAAAGACGGACATATTAAAGTTTGGTGCGAATCCAGAGACACATCTGTCCTAATCTCAATCAAAGATTCAGGAATCGGAATTGAAAAAGACAGGATTGAATCCCTGTTTGAAATCGGCCATAAAAAAACAACCTGGGGCACAGCAGGTGAAAAGAGTACCGGATTAGGACTTTCGGTCTGCAAAGAATTCGTCGAAGCAATGAATGGAAAGATTTGGGTGGAAAGCGAAACAGGCATAGGAAGTCAATTCACTCTTGAACTTAAATTGTATAATCCTGAAATTCATTCGTCGATGCAAACAAAAAGAACGATCATGTCTGCTCCTATTTTAAACTGA